Proteins encoded by one window of Xenopus tropicalis strain Nigerian chromosome 6, UCB_Xtro_10.0, whole genome shotgun sequence:
- the LOC108647923 gene encoding gastrula zinc finger protein XlCGF26.1 gives MVGFCSLLSGSPEMEPRRLEGKWENEEPDTEEPLPTIKREMDPVPVPGSPEPQSEILQIKKEEPDPEDHQTPKESCKVPLTDGGSPEPQPEILQIKKEEPDPEDHQTPMESSAAPLTDGGGYMKAEPNLDSAELPKPETDSESGTRDGDCLTSSDGSGFICYKCGETFTVNSHLLAHLCGTKERIPPGAEPFMCTECSQCFTEERNLLIHQKIHTGEKRFSCKECGKSYSLNTSLNRHKRIHTGERPYLCTECGKSFFDKTQLRGHQKIHTGEKPFACTECGKCFPVKFELQKHQRNHTGEKPFICTECGKCFSTSSSLCNHKRYHAGDKPYLCSECGKSFYGKSHLLIHQTVHTGEKPFTCTECGKRFADKGSFRLHQKIHTGENLLTCTECGKEFAEKRAFQNHQRTHTGEKPFSCTECGKRFNEKSDLKRHRRVHTGEKPFTCTECGKCFTAWNSLQSHKTIHTGEKPFTCAECGKSFSMRSTLYNHKRVHTRGKP, from the exons atggtgggtttctgttccttgctgtcaggttctccagagatggaaccaaggaggttagaggggaaatgggagaatgaagagccggacactgaggagcctctgcccacaataaagagggaaatggatcccgttcctgTTCCAGGTTCCCCAGAGCCACAATCAGAAATTTTacagataaagaaagaagaaccgGACCCTGAAGATCATCAGACCCCAAAGGAAAGCTGTAAAGTaccacttactgatgggg gttccccagagccacaaccagaaatattacagataaagaaagaagaaccggaccctgaggaccatcagaccccaatggaaagctcagcagcgccacttactgatgggg GGGGGTACATGAAGGCGGAACCCAATTTAGACTCTGCTGAACTGCCCAAACCAGAGACTGACTCGGAGTCCGGCACAAGAGATGGCGATTGCTTAACAAGCTCTGATGGATCAGGTTTTATCTGCTATAAGTGTGGGGAAACCTTCACTGTGAATAGTCATCTTCTCGCCCACCTCTGTGGGACAAAGGAGAGAATTCCCCCTGGGGCGgaaccattcatgtgcacggaaTGCAGTCAGTGTTTTACAGAAGAGAGAAACCTCCTTATACACCAGAAGATTCACACAGGGGAAAAACGCTTCTCATGTaaggaatgtgggaaaagctatTCATTAAATACCAGCCTAAATAGACACAAGCGCATTCACACAGGCGAGAGACCCTATTTGTGTACGGAGTGTGGAAAGTCGTTCTTTGACAAGACCCAACTTCGAGGTCACCAGAagattcacaccggggagaaacccttcgcctgtacagaatgtgggaaatgtttccctGTAAAGTTCGAACTTCAGAAGCACCAGAGGaaccacaccggggagaaaccctttatctgcacagaatgtggcaaatgtttttcTACAAGCAGTAGCCTCTGTAATCACAAGAGATATCACGCAGGGGACAAACCCTATTtatgttctgagtgtgggaaatcaTTCTATGGAAAGTCCCACCTTCTAATTCACCAAACAGttcatacaggggagaaaccattcacctgcacagaatgtgggaaacgcTTTGCTGATAAGGGATCCTTTCGCCTGCACCAGAaaattcacaccggggagaatcttttaacctgcacagaatgtgggaaagagtTCGCTGAAAAGAGGGCCTTTCAAAACCACCAGAGaactcacactggggagaaacctttcaGCTGTACGGAATGTGGGAAACGTTTTAATGAAAAGAGCGACCTTAAAAGGCATCGGAGGGttcacactggagagaaaccttttacctgtacagaatgtgggaaatgttttactgcATGGAACAGCCTTCAGAGCCACAAAACtattcacactggggagaaaccattcacttgtgcagaatgtgggaaaagtttctcTATGAGAAGCACCCTGTATAATCACAAGAGGGTACACACACGGGGGAAACCCTGA